A window of the Ignisphaera sp. genome harbors these coding sequences:
- a CDS encoding glycosyltransferase family 2 protein, producing MLSLVWSLPTAIIVLSFLYGLTTVYSAIKDLKKSIWVDIEVNDDTFHMPHVAIVIPLYKEDKESIEETFKSILNQRYPLDKITVYVILENGDDQTKKYVDEIYKVISEMGISIHIYINDGNRVGKAKAMNGVLNRIINEKNSIVVVLDAGDKINDSYYIYKCIELLKRGYKIVGAKVYRVGNGVIARLSYIDTILWYNISFPGIHTITKVPFLSGEGLAISVDFLKDVGGFPEVLAEDAYIAMLSFIKSEKVAFLNSVVLEGAPSTLGSLVKQRLRWYRGGIECLKEFVLKYYKNVDRGRAVAIIIAYLQIAALTAPVISLIVVLTSMFVTVPHPVQLLAKIELVSILVSPIFLYITNKVRDPVIFLAPFSWILQSMLALVALLPIRISWLKTSARSKVYVNSMGYNRKTVGL from the coding sequence ATGCTTTCATTAGTGTGGAGCTTACCTACCGCAATAATAGTATTATCGTTTTTGTATGGTCTGACTACTGTTTATAGTGCTATAAAGGATCTCAAAAAAAGCATCTGGGTTGATATAGAAGTAAACGATGATACTTTCCATATGCCTCATGTAGCTATAGTAATTCCTCTTTATAAAGAAGACAAAGAATCCATAGAGGAGACCTTCAAAAGTATTTTGAACCAAAGATACCCTCTCGACAAAATAACTGTTTATGTAATTCTTGAAAATGGTGATGATCAGACTAAGAAGTATGTTGATGAAATATATAAAGTGATTTCAGAAATGGGAATATCAATACACATTTACATAAATGATGGAAATAGAGTAGGCAAGGCAAAAGCTATGAATGGAGTATTGAATAGAATAATTAATGAAAAGAATAGTATCGTAGTGGTACTCGATGCTGGAGATAAAATTAACGATAGCTATTACATATACAAATGTATTGAGTTATTGAAGAGAGGTTACAAGATAGTAGGAGCAAAAGTCTATAGAGTGGGTAATGGAGTTATAGCGAGACTTTCATACATAGACACAATTCTATGGTACAACATAAGTTTTCCAGGTATACACACCATAACAAAGGTTCCATTTCTAAGTGGTGAAGGTTTAGCGATATCTGTGGACTTTCTAAAGGATGTTGGGGGATTTCCTGAGGTATTAGCAGAAGATGCGTATATAGCAATGTTGAGTTTTATAAAGAGTGAAAAAGTTGCATTTTTAAATAGTGTGGTGTTGGAGGGTGCTCCATCAACTCTTGGAAGTCTCGTTAAACAGAGGCTGAGATGGTATAGAGGAGGAATAGAATGCTTGAAGGAATTCGTATTAAAGTATTATAAAAATGTAGATAGAGGGAGAGCTGTAGCTATAATTATAGCGTATCTACAGATTGCAGCTTTAACAGCCCCAGTTATTTCATTAATAGTAGTCCTAACATCGATGTTCGTTACGGTGCCACATCCTGTACAATTACTTGCTAAAATAGAGCTTGTATCAATACTTGTATCTCCAATATTTCTGTACATTACAAATAAGGTTAGAGACCCGGTAATATTTTTAGCTCCTTTTAGTTGGATTCTTCAAAGCATGTTAGCTTTAGTAGCATTACTACCTATAAGAATTTCATGGCTGAAAACATCAGCACGTAGTAAAGTTTACGTAAATTCTATGGGTTATAATAGGAAGACCGTTGGTCTATAA
- a CDS encoding chromatin protein Cren7 has translation MAACSKSVSVKTPEGAEKSLVPKKVWSLAPRGRKGVKIGLFQDPASGKYFRAKVPDDYPECG, from the coding sequence ATGGCTGCATGTAGTAAATCTGTAAGTGTTAAAACACCTGAAGGAGCTGAAAAAAGTCTTGTGCCTAAGAAGGTTTGGAGTTTAGCACCTAGAGGTAGAAAAGGAGTAAAAATAGGTTTGTTCCAAGATCCAGCATCAGGAAAATACTTTAGAGCAAAAGTACCAGACGACTATCCAGAATGCGGATAA
- the rpmC gene encoding 50S ribosomal protein L29: MSDKPLKAKEIRSMNAEEKINLLNELRKELIRLYSQARAGILTNTARIKIVRKNIARILTVLNEEKNLGKAVEAQQK, translated from the coding sequence ATGAGCGATAAACCTTTGAAAGCTAAAGAGATACGTTCAATGAATGCCGAGGAGAAAATAAACTTATTAAATGAATTAAGAAAGGAATTGATAAGGTTATACTCACAAGCTCGTGCAGGAATATTAACGAATACTGCTAGAATTAAAATCGTTAGAAAGAATATAGCTAGAATATTAACAGTACTGAATGAAGAGAAAAATCTAGGGAAAGCCGTTGAGGCACAACAAAAATAA
- a CDS encoding ribonuclease P protein subunit, which produces MRHNKNNVVYHELIGLTIKVLSHSDPMLVGRRGLVVDETLNTIVIVDMKSRKLVRIPKHYGVFQFLLPTNEWVTVDGTLLYGRPEDRLKKIGK; this is translated from the coding sequence TTGAGGCACAACAAAAATAACGTAGTTTATCACGAATTAATAGGATTAACTATTAAGGTGTTATCCCATTCAGATCCTATGCTTGTAGGTAGAAGAGGCTTGGTGGTAGATGAAACACTAAATACTATAGTCATTGTGGATATGAAATCTAGAAAATTAGTAAGGATACCAAAGCATTATGGAGTATTTCAGTTCCTCCTACCTACTAATGAATGGGTAACAGTTGATGGTACGCTTTTATATGGTAGACCAGAGGATAGGCTTAAAAAGATAGGAAAATAA
- the rplX gene encoding 50S ribosomal protein L24, whose amino-acid sequence MVFSSSKQPRKQRKALYSSSLHLRWHLLNAPLSPELRKELGIKRLIVRKGDTVRIMRGDWKGHEGKVVKVDLKRAKVHVEGVTIKKSDGTDVFYPISSSKVMIVKLGEVDDVRRRIVERRYETRNKLIELGKAKPLSESK is encoded by the coding sequence ATGGTTTTTTCCTCAAGTAAACAACCTAGAAAACAAAGAAAAGCACTATATAGCTCATCATTACATCTGAGATGGCATCTGTTAAATGCGCCACTATCACCCGAACTTCGGAAAGAATTGGGAATAAAGCGTCTAATTGTGCGCAAAGGTGACACTGTAAGAATCATGCGTGGCGATTGGAAAGGACATGAAGGCAAAGTCGTTAAGGTAGACTTAAAGAGAGCTAAGGTACATGTTGAAGGAGTGACAATAAAGAAATCAGATGGCACTGATGTTTTCTATCCGATAAGTTCATCAAAAGTTATGATAGTAAAACTTGGTGAAGTAGATGATGTTCGCAGAAGAATCGTTGAGAGAAGATATGAGACACGGAATAAACTTATTGAACTAGGTAAGGCAAAGCCTCTATCTGAGAGTAAGTAA
- a CDS encoding metallopeptidase TldD-related protein has product MNIIYNDTVSLNEDVVQIAIRNGSIDINAYTNASYGFRINIDGCWSIVSTNKNNPELLNKFKQTSLNIMMSKECEGLAEAELYKGYVEIGKELPEAEDVARLIHNLCEEIRGLNVIRCEIIVILKNVIKAIERDYNDRVQELRRFVEIEIGLLGKSSLGLPIFSSTYNALISWNSKEVLKSIENSFKLAVDRLTKSYGMKSLKPYLYGKATVVLDHKATAALFHEISHMLDSTYLYSQKLLGYKLGPDELEVYDEPYSYSTPSMRFFDDEGVITKKRTLIENGVVRDLHHTRSTARTMGSEPGSAYGLFHKPVPFHTVLTIKPGDWRFNEILEDTKRGFYVEGVAMATLEEGYIKFIPEFSYTIENGEFREPVKIIEVKIPLQSIKTINAISKDTKVRASIEKSWIVSEVAPIISLVAYIQ; this is encoded by the coding sequence ATGAATATCATATATAATGATACTGTTTCACTCAATGAAGATGTGGTCCAGATAGCCATAAGAAACGGATCAATAGATATAAACGCTTACACTAATGCATCATATGGTTTCAGAATCAATATCGACGGTTGCTGGAGTATTGTTTCCACAAACAAAAATAATCCGGAGTTGTTGAATAAATTCAAGCAAACGTCTTTAAATATCATGATGTCGAAAGAATGCGAAGGTCTTGCAGAAGCAGAACTCTATAAAGGATATGTAGAGATAGGTAAGGAACTTCCTGAAGCAGAAGACGTAGCCAGGCTCATTCATAATCTATGTGAAGAAATTAGAGGACTTAATGTAATTAGGTGCGAAATTATCGTAATATTGAAGAACGTAATCAAAGCTATTGAAAGGGATTATAATGATAGAGTGCAAGAACTAAGAAGATTTGTAGAGATAGAGATAGGGTTGCTTGGTAAATCATCACTTGGGTTACCGATCTTTTCGTCAACATATAATGCCCTCATCTCATGGAACTCTAAAGAAGTTCTGAAAAGTATAGAGAATTCTTTTAAATTAGCGGTAGATCGATTAACAAAATCGTATGGAATGAAATCTTTGAAGCCTTATCTGTATGGAAAAGCTACAGTAGTTTTGGATCATAAAGCTACTGCAGCTTTATTCCATGAAATTTCACATATGCTTGATTCTACTTATCTTTATTCACAAAAACTTTTAGGATACAAATTGGGTCCAGATGAACTAGAGGTCTACGATGAACCTTATAGCTATAGTACTCCTTCTATGAGGTTCTTTGATGATGAAGGGGTTATCACTAAGAAAAGAACACTAATTGAAAATGGTGTTGTCAGAGATCTCCATCATACTAGAAGTACTGCCAGAACTATGGGTTCTGAGCCTGGTTCTGCATATGGTTTATTCCACAAACCAGTGCCATTTCATACAGTTCTTACAATTAAGCCAGGTGACTGGAGATTTAATGAAATTCTTGAAGATACAAAAAGAGGGTTCTACGTAGAAGGTGTAGCCATGGCAACTCTAGAGGAGGGATACATAAAATTTATACCAGAATTCAGCTATACTATTGAAAATGGCGAATTTAGAGAACCCGTAAAGATTATAGAAGTTAAAATACCACTCCAAAGCATAAAAACCATTAACGCTATATCGAAAGACACTAAAGTTAGGGCATCGATAGAAAAATCATGGATAGTTTCAGAAGTAGCACCTATAATTAGTCTTGTGGCTTACATACAGTAA
- a CDS encoding 30S ribosomal protein S4e yields the protein MAKKGMSQHLKSLTAPTFWPILRKEYVWVIKPNPGPHPLNRCIPLLILIRDVLKIAENAREAKRVIFDGNVYVDGIVRRDYKFPVGLMDIVKISKADKSIRIVPYPVKYLWYVNIPEEEARLKLVRIENKTLVKDGNIQLNLHDGRNIVIKRFQSEPINYKTYDTLLIEIPSQTIIKHIPLEVNKLAIVIDGRNVGRIGKIININERTGMKRKHALITLEDLSGHRFQTILDYVMVIGEEKPLIKLYEG from the coding sequence ATGGCAAAGAAAGGAATGTCACAACACCTCAAAAGTCTAACCGCACCCACGTTTTGGCCTATCCTAAGAAAGGAATATGTATGGGTTATCAAGCCAAATCCTGGTCCTCATCCGCTAAATAGATGCATACCGTTATTGATACTAATTAGAGATGTTCTTAAAATAGCTGAAAACGCTAGAGAAGCCAAGCGAGTAATATTTGATGGGAATGTTTATGTAGATGGTATTGTAAGAAGAGATTATAAGTTTCCTGTAGGTCTTATGGATATTGTTAAAATTTCTAAAGCCGATAAAAGTATAAGAATTGTACCATATCCAGTAAAATACTTATGGTATGTGAATATACCAGAAGAAGAGGCAAGATTAAAACTTGTACGTATAGAAAATAAAACTCTTGTTAAGGACGGTAACATACAGCTCAATCTACACGATGGCAGAAACATCGTCATTAAGCGATTCCAAAGCGAACCAATTAATTATAAAACATATGATACGTTACTTATAGAAATACCTTCACAAACAATAATCAAGCACATACCTTTAGAAGTTAATAAACTCGCCATAGTTATAGATGGAAGAAATGTTGGACGAATTGGTAAGATAATAAACATAAATGAAAGGACCGGAATGAAACGAAAACATGCCCTAATAACTCTTGAAGATTTATCAGGACATAGATTTCAAACAATTCTAGATTACGTAATGGTTATAGGTGAAGAGAAGCCCTTAATAAAGCTTTATGAAGGGTGA
- a CDS encoding ferredoxin, giving the protein MAKVSVNKELCIACGVCWALAPDVFELDPATGKTKIKPPYLTKDTESVSEGSLPDNIVETTKNAASSCPTGAISVE; this is encoded by the coding sequence ATGGCAAAAGTTTCCGTAAACAAAGAGCTATGTATAGCTTGTGGTGTATGTTGGGCTCTAGCACCAGATGTATTTGAGTTAGATCCAGCTACAGGAAAAACTAAAATAAAGCCTCCATATCTAACCAAAGATACTGAGAGCGTGAGTGAAGGAAGTTTACCAGACAACATTGTTGAAACGACAAAAAACGCTGCAAGTTCCTGTCCCACGGGGGCAATATCTGTAGAGTAA
- a CDS encoding 50S ribosomal protein L22 → MPVWRYPRIISIVDENKVAKAVIRDAPISFKEAYEVCKIIRGMMLNEAKDLLRKVIELKEPIPYVRYKLSIAHKRGLANRWRKWGSPIGRYPVKVCKYLLKLLDNVENNANVKGLDTSKLKIVHIAAHKGYYLKRWTPRAFGRATPRFKTHTSIEVIVAEV, encoded by the coding sequence ATGCCCGTATGGCGATATCCACGAATAATCAGTATAGTAGATGAAAATAAGGTAGCTAAAGCTGTCATTAGAGATGCTCCGATATCGTTTAAGGAGGCATATGAAGTATGTAAGATTATTCGTGGTATGATGTTAAATGAGGCTAAAGATCTACTTAGGAAAGTTATTGAATTAAAGGAGCCTATACCATACGTGAGGTACAAACTAAGTATTGCACATAAACGAGGACTAGCTAATCGTTGGAGGAAGTGGGGATCTCCTATAGGTAGATACCCTGTAAAAGTATGTAAATACCTACTGAAACTTTTAGATAATGTAGAGAATAATGCTAACGTAAAAGGACTTGATACATCAAAACTAAAGATAGTTCATATAGCTGCTCATAAAGGTTACTATTTGAAGAGGTGGACACCTCGTGCATTCGGTAGAGCAACACCTCGGTTCAAAACACATACATCCATAGAAGTTATTGTAGCAGAGGTGTAA
- a CDS encoding deoxyuridine 5'-triphosphate nucleotidohydrolase: MPNLVVLSPETLISVLGLLKENIDCSGMKLHLDEVFSFVDRGGLYSNSKKLSNVYEIKPNEEGIYVLAPGGYRIRYREIVKVPENTIAIAIPRSTLLRIGATIHTAVWDPGYEGRGEGLLVVFNNHGIEIEHGAQIAQLVFISLDRITRYIYRGSYFRENIT; encoded by the coding sequence GTGCCTAATTTGGTAGTTTTATCGCCAGAGACATTAATATCCGTACTAGGTCTGTTGAAAGAGAACATTGATTGTAGTGGTATGAAGTTACACCTAGATGAAGTGTTCAGTTTTGTAGATAGAGGTGGTCTGTACAGCAACTCGAAAAAACTTTCTAATGTTTATGAGATTAAGCCTAATGAAGAAGGCATTTACGTACTTGCGCCAGGTGGATACAGAATCAGGTATAGGGAGATCGTAAAAGTTCCTGAGAACACTATTGCAATAGCTATACCTAGGTCTACACTCCTTAGAATAGGCGCTACAATACATACCGCTGTATGGGACCCCGGGTACGAAGGACGAGGTGAGGGCCTTCTGGTAGTCTTCAATAACCATGGCATAGAGATAGAGCACGGAGCACAAATAGCTCAACTGGTATTCATATCACTAGACAGAATTACAAGGTACATCTATAGGGGGAGTTACTTTAGAGAAAACATCACATAG
- a CDS encoding 30S ribosomal protein S17, which translates to MSHSAKARNIGIVYPGLKLPEKSCDDLKCPWHGHIKVRGMLIVGKIVKARMKNTVTVEREYTVWIRKYRRYEKRRSKIHAHCPPCISVKEGDIVLIGETRPLAKSTAFVVLGILKHSFGIAQ; encoded by the coding sequence ATGAGCCACTCAGCAAAAGCTAGAAACATAGGTATTGTGTATCCAGGGTTAAAACTGCCTGAAAAGTCTTGTGATGACTTGAAATGTCCTTGGCATGGCCATATAAAAGTTAGAGGGATGCTTATAGTTGGAAAGATCGTTAAAGCTAGAATGAAAAATACCGTAACTGTTGAGCGAGAATATACTGTATGGATTAGAAAATATAGACGTTATGAAAAAAGAAGAAGTAAAATACATGCTCATTGTCCGCCCTGCATTTCTGTAAAAGAGGGAGATATAGTTCTTATTGGGGAAACACGTCCTTTAGCCAAAAGTACCGCATTTGTTGTTTTAGGTATTCTTAAACACTCATTTGGAATTGCTCAATAG
- a CDS encoding PhoU domain-containing protein: MALYRRRVQKIGKATFIITLPVSWAREVGLEPRSEVFLEVLPDMSLRVYTSVRRTDRDIETLITIDERYNEHDVAREIIAYYIAGTSMIKLLYSGVSRSIVDRGIDIARDRLIGLEVIDEDVDTITLQIVVDPNLSDIESVVKRLKRIAISMHRDIILYMMKDIDSSILESVISRDNLADKLYLLALRQLTQILRDPHEMSKRGIDHIEAVHRVMFIKSLERVADHAVNIAKTVKLVNSIPKDIVELYKETIEVFDLMSDAFIAMDKLKAIELVKRVEKLKVTDEEIRKKIVMDKSLDPYLTRLLDTISRIVARTIDTEEIVIDISSIKLLKT; encoded by the coding sequence GTGGCTCTATATAGGCGAAGAGTTCAGAAAATAGGAAAAGCAACATTTATAATAACTCTACCAGTTTCATGGGCAAGAGAGGTAGGGCTTGAGCCAAGATCTGAGGTATTTCTTGAAGTTTTGCCTGACATGTCTTTACGAGTATATACATCGGTTAGAAGAACGGATAGAGATATTGAAACTCTGATTACTATAGATGAAAGGTACAACGAGCATGATGTTGCTCGTGAAATAATTGCTTATTATATTGCTGGGACTTCTATGATAAAGTTATTGTATAGTGGGGTTAGTAGATCTATAGTAGATAGAGGAATAGACATTGCTAGGGATAGACTTATAGGGCTTGAGGTTATAGATGAAGATGTTGATACTATTACCCTACAAATTGTTGTAGATCCTAATCTAAGCGATATTGAAAGTGTTGTAAAGAGACTTAAGAGGATAGCTATATCTATGCATAGAGATATCATTCTCTATATGATGAAGGATATTGATTCATCAATTCTTGAATCAGTTATTTCTAGAGACAATCTTGCCGATAAACTGTATCTTTTAGCTCTTCGTCAGTTAACGCAAATTCTTAGAGATCCCCATGAAATGAGTAAAAGAGGTATAGATCATATCGAAGCTGTGCATAGAGTTATGTTTATAAAGAGTCTAGAAAGGGTGGCGGATCATGCTGTAAATATTGCTAAGACTGTCAAGTTAGTTAATTCAATTCCTAAAGATATTGTAGAACTTTATAAAGAGACTATTGAAGTCTTTGACCTGATGTCTGATGCATTTATAGCTATGGATAAACTAAAAGCCATAGAACTGGTTAAACGTGTAGAGAAACTTAAGGTAACAGATGAGGAGATAAGAAAGAAAATAGTTATGGATAAATCATTAGATCCCTACTTAACAAGATTATTAGACACTATTTCAAGAATTGTGGCTAGAACAATAGATACAGAAGAAATAGTTATAGACATAAGTTCTATAAAGTTGCTGAAAACATGA
- the moaA gene encoding GTP 3',8-cyclase MoaA, whose translation MLFDRYGRPLRTLRIVINNECNYRCIYCHKEGMYRNKDERALSLEELKAITKIASKLGIDRFKITGGEPLLHDDIVDIVKWLTELKPSDISMTTNGFHLATFATRLAEAGLQRVNIGLPSLNRNKFRYVTGIDALNIVIKGIDIAKDAFPKPMTINVVVLKNINEHEYLDFIGFASRFNARLRFIELEPIGEGKKDFNELYTSLDKIVEFLEGISIKKYIRDVNLRPVYVLDNGIEVEIVRWYRNHKFCLYCDRIRLYSNRTLKPCVGLNDYIDLRRCLEPKIDEECIEMMMIYINNVRKPFWSTNLT comes from the coding sequence ATGTTATTCGATAGATATGGAAGACCATTAAGGACACTAAGAATAGTCATAAATAATGAGTGTAACTACAGGTGTATTTACTGTCACAAAGAAGGAATGTATAGAAATAAAGATGAAAGGGCACTATCGTTAGAGGAATTGAAGGCTATAACAAAGATAGCATCTAAATTAGGGATAGACAGATTCAAGATAACGGGAGGCGAACCTCTGTTACATGATGATATAGTTGATATAGTGAAATGGTTAACTGAATTGAAACCTAGCGATATATCTATGACTACCAATGGATTTCACTTAGCTACATTTGCAACTCGGTTAGCTGAAGCTGGACTACAGAGAGTGAATATAGGTCTTCCATCTCTGAATAGAAATAAGTTTAGGTATGTGACAGGCATTGATGCTCTAAATATAGTGATCAAGGGAATAGATATAGCTAAAGATGCATTCCCCAAACCTATGACGATAAACGTTGTTGTGCTGAAAAATATAAATGAACATGAGTATCTGGACTTTATAGGGTTTGCATCAAGATTTAATGCTAGACTACGATTTATAGAACTTGAACCCATAGGTGAAGGCAAGAAAGATTTCAATGAGCTGTATACTTCTCTAGACAAAATAGTTGAATTTCTTGAAGGTATAAGTATCAAAAAATACATAAGAGATGTGAACTTGAGACCCGTTTATGTGCTGGATAACGGTATTGAGGTTGAAATAGTTAGATGGTATAGAAACCATAAGTTTTGTCTCTATTGTGATAGAATTAGATTATATAGCAATAGAACATTAAAACCATGTGTAGGATTAAACGACTACATAGATCTACGGAGATGCTTAGAGCCTAAAATAGATGAAGAATGTATAGAGATGATGATGATATATATCAATAATGTTAGGAAACCTTTTTGGAGCACAAACTTAACTTAA
- a CDS encoding TIGR04013 family B12-binding domain/radical SAM domain-containing protein has translation MYEVCLAILYGKSNKYTVNVLTAAVETYYSSVKVYLLRFDNGYSVLEDVLDMKRKCRKIVIGFTFMTHQIDDILQVLTAIKQILPDALYIAGGPHASGDPLGTLTKLGFDLVVYGEGEATLIDILEAIDSNEDPKVCGTAYMEGDRLVIRRRSLINLDTYPPFPYWRNLFNPIEIMRGCSASCYFCQVSYMFGPPRYRSIENIVYYSKIMMEKGLKDLRFIAPNSFGYGSSDGIEPAPDKLLELLQKLREQTNSYGGRIFFGTFPSEVRPDSVEENIVKDIRKLVDNKRIIIGGQSGSKKILHKIHRGHDVDTIVNAVDILTRNGFEVDVDLILGLEFEDDNDIIETINLINRLKKYKARIHLHTFIPLPGTPLSSVRFRSIDNNMKRYLFKLVGEGRAYGNWIDQEKIAQYIISLKEREIIYDIDKYAGRIKIIDC, from the coding sequence ATGTATGAAGTATGTTTAGCTATATTATATGGAAAGAGTAACAAATATACTGTTAATGTATTGACAGCCGCTGTAGAAACTTACTATAGTTCAGTTAAGGTATACCTATTGAGATTCGATAATGGTTATAGTGTTCTAGAAGATGTTTTAGATATGAAGAGAAAATGTCGTAAAATTGTTATTGGATTTACATTCATGACTCATCAGATAGATGATATTCTTCAGGTCTTAACAGCTATAAAACAGATTTTACCTGATGCACTATACATTGCCGGAGGACCCCATGCCTCCGGAGATCCCCTAGGTACCTTAACTAAGCTTGGATTCGATTTAGTTGTTTATGGTGAAGGAGAAGCAACATTAATCGATATTCTTGAAGCTATAGATAGTAATGAAGATCCAAAAGTATGTGGAACAGCCTACATGGAGGGCGATAGATTGGTAATAAGAAGACGATCTCTCATAAATCTTGATACTTATCCTCCATTCCCATACTGGCGTAATCTATTTAATCCTATAGAGATAATGCGTGGATGTAGTGCTTCCTGTTACTTTTGTCAAGTTAGCTATATGTTTGGGCCACCCAGATATCGAAGCATAGAAAATATTGTATACTATTCAAAAATAATGATGGAAAAAGGTTTGAAGGACTTGAGGTTTATTGCTCCTAATTCATTTGGTTATGGAAGTAGTGATGGAATAGAACCAGCTCCAGATAAATTGTTAGAACTATTGCAGAAACTAAGGGAGCAAACTAATTCGTATGGCGGCAGAATATTTTTTGGAACATTTCCTAGCGAGGTAAGACCTGATTCCGTTGAAGAGAATATAGTAAAAGATATTAGAAAACTTGTAGACAATAAGAGAATAATTATTGGAGGACAAAGTGGCTCTAAAAAAATTTTGCACAAAATTCATAGAGGACATGATGTTGACACCATAGTTAATGCTGTTGATATTCTCACGAGAAATGGTTTTGAAGTTGATGTTGATCTTATTCTGGGCCTTGAATTCGAAGATGATAACGACATCATCGAGACAATCAATCTGATAAACAGGTTAAAGAAATATAAAGCGCGTATACATCTACATACATTCATTCCTTTACCTGGCACACCTCTCTCTTCAGTGAGGTTTAGATCTATTGACAATAATATGAAACGTTATTTATTTAAGTTAGTTGGTGAAGGAAGAGCTTATGGGAATTGGATTGATCAAGAAAAGATAGCTCAATACATTATTTCGCTTAAGGAGAGAGAAATTATTTATGATATTGATAAGTATGCGGGTAGAATAAAAATTATTGACTGTTGA
- a CDS encoding 50S ribosomal protein L14 — MAVKRAKLGAATPRRRRVAGITIGTRLNVADNSGAKEVMVIGIIDVKTRLRRVPFATVGDMVTVTVKKGKPDMVGQIFRGIIVRQKKPFRRPDGTWLTFEDNACVIVTPDGQPKGKEVRGPVAKEAVERWTQIANLVSMVI; from the coding sequence ATGGCTGTAAAAAGAGCTAAACTAGGTGCAGCAACACCCAGACGGAGGAGAGTTGCAGGTATAACCATAGGCACTAGACTTAATGTTGCCGATAATAGTGGAGCTAAAGAGGTCATGGTCATAGGCATTATAGATGTTAAAACAAGATTAAGAAGAGTGCCCTTTGCAACAGTAGGTGACATGGTTACAGTAACTGTTAAAAAAGGAAAACCCGATATGGTTGGACAGATATTCAGAGGTATAATTGTCAGACAGAAGAAGCCGTTTAGAAGACCTGATGGTACATGGCTCACATTTGAAGATAATGCATGTGTTATAGTGACACCTGATGGACAACCCAAAGGTAAGGAAGTAAGAGGTCCTGTAGCAAAAGAAGCTGTGGAACGCTGGACGCAAATAGCGAACTTAGTGTCCATGGTTATTTGA
- a CDS encoding 30S ribosomal protein S3 has translation MVNVKRYFIEQGLKKVGVDEYLASKFWRAGYAGVDLIRTPLGTRVIIYAARPGLIIGRRGQNLRVIQAILEQIFHIESPQITVVEVSDPDLNARVVAFNIALALERGIHFRRAAFVAVRRIMGAGALGCEIVISGKLVAERARYEKIKAGKVYKSGEQSLFLVDRAIAHVLLKPGIFGVEVLITRPGTTIDYVEIVSPEQASKIVNNGGRG, from the coding sequence ATGGTTAACGTCAAAAGGTACTTTATTGAACAAGGGCTTAAGAAAGTTGGTGTAGATGAATATCTCGCTAGCAAGTTTTGGCGTGCAGGATACGCTGGTGTTGATCTTATTAGAACCCCTTTAGGCACACGTGTGATAATATATGCTGCGCGACCTGGACTAATAATAGGTAGACGTGGACAGAATCTAAGAGTTATTCAAGCAATTCTTGAACAGATATTCCATATAGAGAGTCCCCAGATAACAGTTGTTGAAGTAAGTGATCCTGATCTGAATGCACGTGTAGTTGCATTTAATATCGCGTTAGCTTTGGAGAGAGGAATACACTTCCGAAGAGCGGCTTTTGTTGCTGTTAGGAGGATTATGGGAGCTGGTGCACTTGGTTGTGAAATAGTTATTAGTGGTAAACTTGTAGCCGAAAGAGCAAGATACGAAAAGATCAAAGCTGGTAAAGTCTATAAGTCTGGCGAACAAAGCCTATTCCTTGTTGATAGGGCTATAGCACATGTTCTTCTAAAACCCGGAATATTCGGTGTTGAGGTTCTAATAACAAGGCCTGGTACGACAATTGATTATGTAGAGATTGTTTCACCAGAACAAGCAAGCAAAATTGTTAACAATGGTGGAAGAGGATGA